In one window of Candidatus Scalindua sp. DNA:
- a CDS encoding B12-binding domain-containing radical SAM protein: MQVLLLFPPSWIPSQPFLSLPSLQAFLKKEGVENVSIRDINIEIMDVLLSAAKVKGTYAAIVDKLSNGIPSSISGQNEDDIISRLEWARDSIEDDNMVQNVEWAKQTLKSDGFYDINDYVESWKIIDRWLQVFGMLYYPSEISISDNTMRYSVYSTQEVLKAVNDEKENPYCDLFRIHILDSLKIEEQCLIGISVTATSQVMPAFTMARLLKEKYRNIHITMGGSVFTKLIDNLQKNHKLFELVDSFIVFEGEHALLGLIEQLEGERDFYKVPNLVFKGNNKICVNEPFHIEDINSLPTPDYDGFHLDKYLSPVRVLPLQGSRGCYWRKCTFCNLHVDNLRFRSRNLELLLEDVVKLKEKYDTEYLFFSDECMPVKQLHNLSLRLIDEECSIKWMAGVRFDKGLTKEILKEVRSAGCLKLVYGLESSNKRILSLMEKGTETEITRNIIDSCLDSGIAIHMYVIVGFPTESREEALETLDFVLSHDRFMRSKGASCLVCLFELEKHAPIMRDPGKYGLSRIGHPMLDDLSLGYFYETERGMPPEESSSVYEYIKSEIDKRLPIFPYNFSMSDGLLYLGHFAAESGEYKFEEPADLKGVRPHELNE; this comes from the coding sequence TTGCAGGTACTATTACTTTTTCCGCCGTCATGGATTCCCTCTCAACCTTTTTTAAGTCTTCCTTCTTTACAGGCATTTCTTAAGAAAGAAGGGGTAGAGAATGTTTCCATCAGGGATATCAATATTGAGATAATGGATGTGTTGCTCTCTGCAGCCAAGGTCAAAGGAACCTATGCAGCTATTGTTGATAAACTCAGCAATGGTATACCGTCCAGTATATCCGGACAAAATGAGGATGATATCATTTCAAGGCTTGAGTGGGCAAGGGACTCAATAGAAGATGACAATATGGTTCAAAATGTAGAATGGGCAAAACAAACGTTAAAGTCTGATGGTTTTTATGATATAAATGATTATGTTGAGAGCTGGAAGATAATTGACAGGTGGCTGCAGGTATTTGGTATGTTGTATTATCCTTCTGAAATTTCAATTTCCGACAATACCATGAGATACAGCGTATATTCTACGCAAGAGGTTTTGAAGGCAGTGAATGATGAGAAAGAGAATCCGTATTGTGATCTTTTCAGGATACACATCCTTGATTCACTTAAAATAGAGGAACAGTGTCTCATCGGTATTTCAGTTACGGCTACTTCACAGGTAATGCCGGCTTTTACAATGGCCAGATTGTTGAAAGAAAAATACAGGAACATTCATATAACTATGGGAGGGAGTGTGTTCACAAAGCTTATCGATAATCTTCAAAAAAATCATAAGCTCTTTGAACTCGTTGATAGTTTTATCGTGTTTGAGGGAGAACATGCACTTCTCGGATTAATAGAGCAGCTTGAAGGTGAGAGGGATTTTTATAAGGTACCAAATCTTGTCTTTAAAGGTAATAATAAAATTTGTGTGAATGAACCATTTCATATAGAGGATATAAATTCTCTGCCTACACCTGATTATGATGGTTTTCACCTGGACAAATATTTGTCTCCGGTAAGGGTTTTACCACTGCAGGGATCAAGAGGATGCTACTGGAGAAAGTGTACGTTCTGTAATCTTCATGTAGACAATTTGCGTTTCAGATCAAGGAATTTAGAACTGCTGCTTGAAGACGTGGTGAAGCTCAAAGAAAAATATGATACGGAATATCTGTTTTTTAGTGATGAGTGCATGCCGGTAAAACAATTGCATAATCTGAGTTTGCGATTGATCGATGAGGAGTGCAGCATTAAGTGGATGGCAGGGGTACGTTTCGATAAGGGGCTTACGAAAGAAATATTAAAGGAGGTGAGAAGCGCTGGTTGTCTTAAGCTGGTATATGGTCTTGAATCTTCAAACAAAAGGATTCTTTCATTGATGGAGAAGGGGACTGAGACGGAAATCACCAGGAATATTATCGATTCCTGCCTGGATTCCGGCATTGCCATACATATGTATGTTATTGTCGGATTTCCGACTGAGTCTCGGGAAGAAGCACTTGAGACTCTTGATTTTGTTCTTTCCCATGACCGGTTTATGAGGTCAAAAGGCGCTTCCTGCCTGGTTTGTCTCTTTGAACTGGAAAAACATGCCCCTATTATGCGAGATCCGGGTAAGTACGGTTTGTCCAGAATAGGGCACCCAATGCTTGACGATCTGAGTCTTGGCTATTTTTATGAGACAGAGAGGGGTATGCCACCTGAGGAATCCAGTAGTGTTTACGAGTATATAAAATCTGAAATAGATAAACGATTACCGATTTTTCCATACAATTTTTCAATGTCAGATGGATTGCTCTATTTAGGTCACTTTGCTGCTGAATCAGGGGAGTATAAGTTTGAGGAGCCTGCTGATCTAAAGGGTGTTCGGCCACATGAGCTGAATGAATAG
- a CDS encoding ethylbenzene dehydrogenase-related protein: protein MLNKLLFKSVLCMFAGATLFFSLNDRAFSQELDSEATVEENIPREKGLVVKYINADLDSIDKAFAQSEPLTIELQMQDRAFPNGGGTVSALEVRGVHNGDRIFFNFKWSDKTKNDRIIADHLFRDAVGMMFPLDIVTISPDTPFSPRMGDRGKPVNIWHWKADWERELDSECGFEHMEDQYPDMFTDYDFHTHPLHFHDQEYHSIPLISGGRAAGNLLSQPNKGTTVEDLNAIGFSTLTTQEHQDVQGQGNWNGDGWNVTMYRSLVTADTSDVQFIPGVETFFNVAVWDGEEGDRNGQKSISTRWNPIKLETVKYLE from the coding sequence ATGCTGAATAAACTGTTGTTTAAATCTGTCCTGTGTATGTTCGCTGGTGCCACGCTGTTTTTTAGTTTAAATGATAGAGCTTTTTCACAGGAGTTGGACTCAGAAGCAACTGTGGAGGAAAATATACCGAGGGAGAAAGGGCTTGTTGTTAAATATATCAATGCTGATCTCGATTCGATTGATAAGGCATTTGCTCAATCCGAACCTCTTACGATTGAGCTGCAGATGCAGGACAGGGCGTTTCCTAACGGAGGAGGTACGGTAAGTGCCCTGGAAGTAAGAGGGGTGCACAATGGTGACAGGATATTTTTTAATTTCAAGTGGAGTGATAAAACAAAAAACGATCGAATTATTGCCGACCATCTGTTTCGCGATGCAGTAGGCATGATGTTTCCGCTGGATATTGTTACCATTTCGCCGGACACACCGTTTAGTCCAAGGATGGGAGACAGGGGGAAGCCTGTGAATATCTGGCACTGGAAAGCTGATTGGGAAAGAGAATTGGATTCAGAGTGTGGGTTCGAGCACATGGAAGATCAATATCCGGATATGTTTACCGATTATGATTTCCATACTCATCCTTTGCATTTTCACGATCAAGAGTATCACAGCATACCACTTATATCCGGTGGAAGGGCTGCAGGGAATTTGCTTTCGCAGCCGAATAAAGGAACTACCGTTGAAGATCTGAACGCTATCGGGTTCAGTACGCTGACTACACAAGAGCATCAGGATGTGCAGGGACAAGGTAACTGGAATGGTGATGGGTGGAATGTGACTATGTACAGGAGCCTGGTCACTGCTGATACTAGCGATGTTCAGTTTATACCCGGGGTGGAGACTTTTTTTAATGTTGCAGTCTGGGACGGTGAAGAGGGTGACAGGAACGGTCAGAAATCAATCAGCACAAGATGGAATCCTATTAAGCTGGAAACGGTGAAATATCTGGAATAA
- a CDS encoding nitrate oxidoreductase subunit beta — protein sequence MTLVHNWHLGRKMEYPYFESRPKQQFAAVFNINRCIACQTCTMAHKSTWTYSKGQEYMWWNNVETKPYGGYPQFWDHKILQLLWDNGNNPMEWFTSDDDKDAVAAPYGLYNSDTIFELAQTKGLNQVAVGYIPDDKEWRFPNIYEDTASSEKTNYETEAASESSELPEHKRWFFYLQRICNHCTYPACLAACPRKAIYKRKEDGIVLIDQKRCRGYRKCVEQCPYKKPMYRGETRISEKCIACYPRVEGKDPITKGRRMEARCMAACVGKIRLNGLLTGDYTKPDPKNPLDWLIHIHRVALPLYPQFGTEPNVYYIPPRWAPRSYLRQMFGPGVEEALEKYATPSRELMAVLQLFRTTQTMFARFEIEEGKKIYETQVDGRKFEVYNDTVIGFASDGTEMVRVQVEEPTWESDEKRMVTY from the coding sequence ATGACGCTTGTTCACAATTGGCATCTTGGAAGGAAGATGGAGTATCCATATTTTGAGTCAAGACCAAAACAGCAATTTGCAGCTGTTTTTAATATCAACAGGTGTATAGCCTGTCAGACCTGTACGATGGCCCACAAAAGTACATGGACCTATAGTAAGGGGCAGGAGTATATGTGGTGGAATAATGTAGAAACGAAGCCATATGGGGGTTATCCGCAATTCTGGGATCATAAGATATTGCAGCTGCTGTGGGATAATGGTAATAACCCGATGGAGTGGTTTACGTCTGATGATGACAAAGACGCTGTTGCTGCACCTTATGGGCTTTATAACAGCGACACGATCTTTGAGCTGGCCCAGACAAAGGGTCTCAATCAGGTGGCAGTTGGGTATATACCGGACGATAAGGAGTGGAGATTTCCAAATATCTATGAAGATACCGCATCAAGTGAGAAGACAAACTATGAGACGGAAGCGGCAAGTGAGTCATCTGAGCTTCCGGAGCACAAGAGATGGTTTTTCTATCTTCAACGGATCTGTAACCACTGCACTTATCCAGCTTGCCTTGCAGCCTGTCCAAGGAAGGCAATCTATAAAAGGAAAGAGGACGGGATTGTCTTGATAGATCAGAAGCGATGCAGGGGGTACAGGAAGTGTGTAGAGCAGTGCCCATACAAAAAACCCATGTACAGGGGAGAAACACGTATTTCAGAGAAGTGCATTGCATGTTATCCCCGAGTTGAAGGTAAGGACCCCATAACCAAGGGGAGAAGGATGGAGGCGAGATGTATGGCTGCCTGTGTCGGGAAGATCAGGCTCAACGGGTTGCTGACGGGTGACTACACAAAACCGGATCCGAAGAATCCGCTGGACTGGTTGATCCATATTCATAGGGTAGCGTTGCCGCTGTATCCTCAATTTGGTACGGAACCAAACGTTTATTACATCCCGCCACGGTGGGCTCCGAGGAGCTATTTACGCCAGATGTTTGGACCTGGTGTTGAGGAGGCGCTTGAAAAGTATGCAACGCCTTCAAGAGAATTGATGGCGGTATTGCAGCTGTTCAGGACAACGCAGACCATGTTTGCAAGATTTGAAATTGAGGAAGGAAAGAAGATTTATGAGACTCAGGTAGATGGCAGGAAGTTCGAAGTGTACAACGACACTGTTATAGGGTTTGCATCGGACGGGACAGAGATGGTGAGGGTTCAGGTTGAGGAGCCTACCTGGGAAAGCGATGAAAAGAGGATGGTTACGTACTAA
- a CDS encoding molecular chaperone TorD family protein encodes MENNKSEEVEELLAASQVYQFLSTCLFELDKNTFDLVNDSEYLDEVESCLGKSDNGELSETFRLLKVSLRSSDLETLAQGFRSTFGSSTVAMDCPPFEMYFSGSHIWQQTQDLADISGFYKAYGLEIAEGDSTSRWDHIAVELEFMHFITYKLAYAIENNHGKDEFDLCLAGKKKFLMAHIGRWISAFAITVSKKSPVEFYRHVAELANTFIHLEMTKLEIDTEEVDASHGNEPDYLQRLEGKSAMACDSCMDEEEYA; translated from the coding sequence ATGGAAAACAATAAAAGTGAAGAGGTTGAAGAGTTGCTGGCGGCGAGCCAGGTGTATCAATTTCTTTCGACCTGTCTTTTTGAACTTGATAAAAATACGTTCGATTTGGTGAATGACTCTGAGTACCTTGACGAGGTGGAAAGTTGTCTGGGTAAGAGCGATAACGGAGAGCTGTCCGAAACATTCAGGTTGCTGAAGGTGAGTTTGCGGAGCAGTGATCTTGAAACTTTGGCCCAGGGGTTTCGGTCTACTTTTGGGAGCTCTACTGTTGCCATGGACTGTCCACCCTTTGAGATGTATTTCAGCGGCTCACACATATGGCAGCAAACTCAGGATCTTGCCGATATATCCGGCTTTTATAAGGCGTATGGCTTGGAGATTGCCGAGGGTGATTCAACGAGCAGGTGGGACCATATTGCTGTGGAGTTAGAGTTTATGCACTTTATAACGTATAAACTCGCCTATGCCATTGAAAACAACCATGGGAAAGATGAGTTTGATCTGTGTCTTGCCGGGAAGAAAAAGTTCCTGATGGCCCATATCGGAAGATGGATAAGTGCCTTTGCAATTACAGTTTCGAAAAAATCTCCGGTAGAATTTTACCGTCATGTTGCCGAGTTGGCAAATACTTTTATCCATCTTGAAATGACGAAGCTTGAAATTGATACCGAAGAGGTAGACGCATCTCATGGCAATGAGCCTGATTATCTGCAGAGGCTTGAAGGTAAGAGCGCTATGGCGTGTGACTCTTGTATGGATGAGGAAGAGTATGCTTAA
- a CDS encoding molybdopterin-dependent oxidoreductase: MNLTRRTFIKIAGGVTAAVSIPTRKALAFKSLRPAVEANNPLDAYPERDWEDVYRDQYRYDRDFAFCCSPNDTHQCRVRAFVRNGVVIRVEQDYEHQDYGDLEGRKPQRTWNPRMCLKGYTFFRRVYGPHRLRHPLLRKGWKEWADDGFPELDWDNREKYRFTARGSDELLKTSWDDIVDYVARGMIHIAKAYSGEEGKKRLLERDKYAPETLTHWNGAGTRCFKNRGGMGLLGVIGKYMGMYRFSNMLALLDANVRGVGPDKAMGGRRFSNYTWHGDQAPGHPFVHGLQASDVDFADLRYTKLLIQVGKNLIENKMPEAHWLTEIMERGGKLVCITPEYSPSATKVDYWIPCRTGISDTTIFLCLTKILIDNNWYDADFVKKFTDFPLLIRTDTLKRLKAEEVIADYKAPALDYSHTVQGLTQEQRDSIGDFVVYDSKTKSVKAITREDVGKKMVSKGIDPVLEGTFKVKTVDGKEIEVMTLFDMYKIHLRDFDVKTTAEITGSPPHLIERLAKDLATIKPAAIHYGEGINHYFHATLHNRATYLPLMLTGNIGYHGTGSHTWAGNYKAGNFQASSWSGPGFKGIIAEDPFDMNLDPRADGKSIHAHSYAMDEEVAYWNHGDTPLIVNTPKFGRKSFTGVTHYNTPTKVLWFNNVNLLNNAKWVYEMFKNVNPRIDLIMSSDIMMTSSIQYADVGFPVNSWMEFEHYEVTCSCSNPFLQVWKGGIKPLHDTKDDVMVPALIAKRMGEILGDGRFADYWKFALEGRPEIYMQRLFDGSVPTRGYNVNEMIAGKYGVPGGALLNFGTYPRTPMYEQVVYDRPFATDDGRIHSYCDIPEAIEYGENFVCHREAVEATPYLPNVIVSTNPYIRPEDYGIPQSHMGADERHVRNIKMPWNEVKKTKNPLWERGYRFYCVTPKTRHRVHSQWSTVDWNLIWNNNFGDPYRMDKRSPGAGEHQLHINPVAAKDLGINDGDYIYVDANPVDRPYRGWKPNDPFYKVARLMVRAKYNPAYPYHTTMMKHSTNVSTEKSVKAHESRKDGMAMSSDGYLANFRYGSQQSITRSWLMPMHQTDTLFHKKKVAMGYMHGGEADNHVVNTVPKETLVRITKAEDGGLGAKGVWEPARTGFTPANESKFMKLYLAGGTTSVE, translated from the coding sequence ATGAATCTTACACGTAGGACGTTTATTAAGATTGCTGGAGGGGTAACTGCGGCTGTTTCAATACCAACGAGAAAGGCTCTGGCCTTTAAATCGCTGAGGCCTGCAGTTGAGGCGAATAACCCTCTCGATGCTTATCCTGAGAGGGACTGGGAAGATGTATACAGAGACCAATACCGTTATGATCGCGATTTTGCGTTTTGTTGTTCTCCAAATGATACCCACCAATGCAGGGTGAGGGCTTTTGTCAGAAACGGTGTGGTGATCCGGGTTGAGCAGGATTATGAGCATCAGGACTATGGAGATCTGGAGGGCAGAAAACCTCAAAGGACATGGAATCCCAGGATGTGTTTAAAGGGGTATACCTTTTTCAGGAGGGTATACGGCCCGCACAGGTTAAGGCATCCTCTTCTGAGAAAAGGGTGGAAGGAGTGGGCAGACGATGGTTTTCCGGAACTTGATTGGGATAATAGAGAGAAATACAGGTTTACTGCCAGGGGATCTGATGAACTGTTAAAGACGTCATGGGATGATATCGTGGATTATGTCGCAAGAGGTATGATCCACATAGCCAAGGCATACAGCGGTGAGGAAGGCAAGAAAAGACTGCTGGAGAGGGACAAATATGCTCCGGAGACGCTTACCCACTGGAATGGTGCCGGTACGAGGTGTTTTAAAAACCGTGGGGGGATGGGTTTGCTGGGTGTGATTGGGAAATACATGGGGATGTATCGTTTCTCCAACATGCTTGCCCTCCTTGATGCCAACGTAAGAGGTGTTGGACCTGATAAAGCAATGGGTGGCAGAAGATTTTCAAATTACACCTGGCATGGCGACCAGGCGCCGGGGCACCCATTTGTTCATGGACTGCAGGCATCTGACGTTGATTTCGCCGACCTTCGGTACACCAAGTTACTCATACAGGTGGGAAAAAATCTGATTGAAAACAAGATGCCTGAGGCGCACTGGTTGACAGAGATCATGGAGAGGGGTGGAAAACTGGTATGTATAACTCCGGAATACAGCCCCTCAGCAACAAAAGTCGATTACTGGATACCTTGCAGAACCGGAATTTCAGATACAACAATCTTTCTCTGTCTGACCAAGATATTAATTGATAACAATTGGTATGACGCAGACTTTGTCAAGAAGTTTACCGATTTCCCACTCCTTATCAGGACTGATACCTTGAAGAGGTTGAAGGCTGAAGAGGTAATTGCCGACTATAAAGCGCCAGCGCTTGACTATAGTCACACGGTGCAGGGGTTGACGCAGGAGCAGCGTGATTCAATTGGTGATTTCGTTGTATATGATTCAAAGACAAAAAGTGTCAAGGCGATAACCAGGGAGGATGTTGGTAAGAAAATGGTGTCAAAAGGTATAGATCCGGTATTGGAAGGCACTTTTAAGGTGAAGACGGTTGATGGTAAGGAAATTGAAGTTATGACGCTGTTTGATATGTATAAGATACATCTGCGAGACTTTGATGTAAAGACCACCGCTGAAATAACCGGTTCACCTCCTCATCTTATTGAGAGGCTGGCTAAGGACCTTGCTACGATCAAACCTGCTGCCATACACTATGGCGAGGGGATAAACCACTATTTCCATGCGACGCTGCATAACCGGGCAACCTATCTGCCTTTAATGCTGACAGGAAATATTGGCTATCATGGTACTGGTTCGCACACATGGGCTGGTAATTACAAGGCCGGGAACTTTCAGGCGTCAAGTTGGTCGGGTCCAGGGTTCAAGGGCATTATTGCTGAGGATCCGTTCGACATGAATCTTGATCCCCGTGCTGATGGTAAGAGTATCCATGCACATAGTTATGCAATGGATGAAGAGGTTGCGTATTGGAACCATGGTGATACTCCTTTGATTGTTAATACACCAAAGTTCGGGAGAAAGAGCTTTACGGGAGTGACCCACTATAACACTCCTACCAAGGTTTTGTGGTTCAATAACGTCAACCTGCTTAATAATGCTAAATGGGTTTATGAGATGTTCAAAAATGTAAATCCAAGGATCGACCTGATAATGTCCAGTGATATCATGATGACGTCTTCAATTCAATATGCTGACGTTGGATTTCCTGTCAACTCCTGGATGGAGTTTGAACATTATGAGGTTACCTGTTCGTGTTCAAATCCATTCTTGCAGGTGTGGAAGGGTGGTATTAAACCGCTTCACGATACGAAGGATGATGTTATGGTTCCCGCCTTGATTGCAAAAAGAATGGGTGAGATCCTTGGAGATGGCAGGTTTGCTGATTACTGGAAATTTGCGCTTGAGGGGAGACCGGAAATCTATATGCAGAGGCTCTTTGATGGAAGTGTTCCAACACGAGGGTATAATGTGAATGAGATGATTGCCGGTAAATATGGGGTCCCCGGAGGAGCACTCTTGAATTTTGGTACGTATCCGAGGACACCGATGTATGAACAGGTGGTCTATGATCGTCCATTTGCTACTGATGATGGAAGGATTCATTCCTACTGTGATATACCTGAGGCGATCGAATACGGAGAAAACTTCGTTTGTCACCGGGAGGCTGTTGAGGCGACGCCTTACCTGCCGAATGTTATTGTCAGCACGAACCCTTATATCAGGCCAGAGGATTATGGAATACCTCAGAGTCATATGGGGGCTGATGAGCGTCATGTAAGAAATATCAAGATGCCGTGGAACGAGGTAAAGAAGACGAAGAATCCTCTTTGGGAAAGGGGTTATCGATTCTATTGCGTTACTCCGAAGACGAGGCACAGGGTTCACTCGCAGTGGAGTACGGTGGATTGGAACCTTATCTGGAACAACAACTTCGGAGATCCATACAGGATGGATAAGAGAAGTCCGGGTGCGGGTGAACATCAGCTCCATATCAATCCTGTAGCTGCCAAGGACCTTGGTATCAACGATGGTGATTACATCTATGTTGACGCAAATCCCGTTGATAGGCCATACAGGGGGTGGAAACCGAACGATCCGTTTTATAAGGTGGCACGGTTGATGGTGAGAGCTAAGTACAATCCAGCATATCCGTACCACACTACGATGATGAAACACTCAACAAATGTTTCAACTGAGAAGAGTGTGAAGGCCCACGAGTCCAGGAAAGACGGCATGGCTATGTCCTCGGACGGTTATCTTGCTAACTTTAGATATGGATCACAGCAGTCTATCACGAGATCGTGGCTGATGCCGATGCATCAGACTGATACGCTCTTCCATAAAAAGAAGGTTGCTATGGGTTATATGCATGGTGGTGAGGCAGACAACCACGTTGTGAATACTGTTCCGAAGGAAACCCTGGTGAGGATCACAAAGGCTGAAGATGGGGGTCTCGGTGCCAAAGGTGTTTGGGAACCTGCAAGGACAGGATTTACTCCTGCGAACGAGAGTAAGTTTATGAAACTTTATCTTGCCGGAGGAACCACTTCTGTTGAGTAG